One region of Sardina pilchardus chromosome 18, fSarPil1.1, whole genome shotgun sequence genomic DNA includes:
- the galm gene encoding aldose 1-epimerase, with translation MTEVTKGVFGVLPELGSVEKWTLRTDSVCVEVISLGCVITAIKTPDRHGHFEDVVIGFDDLESYVSNPRFFGAVVGRVANRIAKGRFSIDGQQYQLAVNNGPNALHGGIQGFNKALWTSEMVKNGVKFSHCSPDGDEGYPGNLRVSVTYTLDTHTLTVHYSAHTDKTTPVNLTNHSYFNLAGQGKADIYDHEVTVSAQAYLPVDDTMIPTGEVKSVENTPFDLRAPVLIGSRLKELPGPGFDHNFCLREPTQPCEERPCARVVHPGSGRVLEVSTNQPGVQFYTANFLDGTLRGKGGACYPKHSAFCLETQNWPDAVNQPRFPDALLRPGEEYSHTTGFKFTVV, from the exons ATGACAGAGGTAACGAAAGGGGTGTTCGGAGTCCTACCCGAACTGGGTTCCGTAGAAAAGTGGACTTTGagaacagacagtgtgtgtgtggaggtcatCTCTCTGGGTTGTGTCATAACGGCAATAAAGACCCCCGATCGCCACGGCCACTTCGAGGATGTTGTAATTGGTTTTGATGACTTAGAAA GTTATGTGTCAAACCCACGCTTCTTTGGTGCCGTGGTGGGCAGGGTTGCTAACCGGATTGCCAAAGGCCGCTTCTCCATAGACGGACAGCAGTACCAACTCGCAGTGAACAATGGGCCTAATGCTCTCCATGGGGGCATACAGGGATttaacaag gcatTATGGACGAGCGAAATGGTGAAGAATGGCGTGAAATTCAGCCACTGCAGCCCTGATGGAGACGAAGGTTACCCTGGAAACCTACGCGTGTCCGTAACCTatactctggacacacacactctaaccgTTCATTACAGCGCGCACACGGACAAAACTACACCTGTCAACCTCACCAATCACTCTTACTTTAACCTGGCAGGACAG GGCAAAGCTGATATCTATGACCATGAGGTGACTGTGTCAGCCCAAGCTTACCTGCCCGTTGATGACACCATGATCCCAACAG GAGAGGTGAAGTCGGTGGAAAACACGCCCTTTGACCTCAGAGCACCCGTTCTGATTGGGTCCCGACTGAAGGAACTTCCTGGTCCCGGCTTTGACCACAACTTCTGTCTGCGGGAGCCAACGCAACCATGCGAGGAGCGTCCCTGTGCTAG GGTGGTGCATCCTGGGAGTGGGCGTGTCCTGGAGGTGAGCACCAACCAACCAGGTGTCCAGTTCTACACCGCCAACTTCCTAGATGGAACCCTTAGAGGGAAAGGCGGCGCCTGCTACCCCAAACACAGTGCCTTCTGCCTGGAGACCCAGAACTGGCCTGATGCAGTCAACCAG CCCCGGTTTCCTGATGCCCTGTTGAGGCCTGGAGAGGAATACTCACACACCACTGGCTTCAAATTCACGGtggtctaa